Genomic segment of Arachis hypogaea cultivar Tifrunner chromosome 11, arahy.Tifrunner.gnm2.J5K5, whole genome shotgun sequence:
CCAGAAATTTACACACTGATTTGGACTGACTTggcctaacaaaaaaaaaatcaaaacttaaatttttttaataggcCAAATTCAAGCTTATGAAATATCCTATTTGACCTGTCAGACCAACTTTAGTCTATTAAAGTATTAAGATATATAAGtacataattttattataattttatattgaaaAATATAACGGTGAgagtttaaatttatattatttattttatttaaaaaaatgtatattattcattaaactattggtttctttaattatatatatttaaaaatatatttaatattgtttattttaattgcttgattatttatttatttatttttttaaatcattagATTTTTTAATAGACTTTATTAGATCAATCTAAATTTGTCAACAACATATCAGACATagtattcaataaaaaaaagtatagggtactAACATATTATCTGTCAATTTATTACCAACAAtagttaattattatattttaaacacatatataaagagacacatctaaaaaatatatctataaagacacttctattaaacaccgccataaaaaagacatttttattagacacatccataaagacacttccattaaacacagttataaataagagttggcagaagttgacaGAAATATTGTTGATAATGTAGCGGGATTGAttcaataataaattacaaatgaAGCCGAgactaacaaattttattattgtaaatCTAACCTCTTAAGAATGAAGCTTGGTCCAACCTAACCTGTGTTCACCCGAAACTACCTTATTAGAGATGGAGAGATGGAattgaaggagaaagagaagagagatgaGCATGATTGAAGGGTTGCGGTGGTGTAAACCTTTGTTAGGACATAAGTGGGTCCCTTCCATGTGTGCACATGCCTCTGTTCCAAACCCCGAGCGTGCGTCCACCAATCACCGCcgttttatttcttttcctttctctctcttaCCAATTCTTTTTAACTACTATTCACCTTAATTATTTAGTGATGgacttatttaatattaataatactcTGGTTAGGGAAATTCTACACTACACAACACATGAGTAGTTGACCATTTTGTAATGAAGCAAGAGTGTTGTGTGTGGCTGCCGCCTTGCGGCTTGACAATACATTGACAAGTAGTTTGACTAGAATGTCATCAAAATCAAACACTTGTATTTTTGTAGTAATTTTGAGACTAAAATGTTGGTGTAAGCTAAGTGTGGAGTGTAATGCAAGTTTTTCAATGGATAACCGAAGATTACGGAGGATGGGTTGGTGGACCAAGTAGTCATCATATAAAACCTCCCTCTCTCTTACTCACTCTTACTTTTTCTCTTCCCCGTAAACATAAACATGCCTCATCACTCCATTATTTggctaattaattattttcatgCAAACTAAACAAATTTATTAGCTCTCCCATTTTTAAATATACAAACATGTCTCGTGTATGAGTTTGTatcctttaaaataaaaatagttgtgATGAGTCACTTTATAGCTCAGTTTTTATTATACATTATAAGTCATAATtcgattttatttgtttttattattctaaatttgtaacgaacgattttaataattattattctgACTTAATGACAAATGGTCATAACATTAACTATATACCTATAAAAGCATTAATTCTTATATCTCAAAAGAGACtatatgataaattttatttcatgtttaatATTCTATAATTATAGAATTCTTATACCTGTTAAATATTTACTGACTTGAGTGTTGGTATGTCTTTTGCAGGTTACCCATCTACTGTATTCTTTAACGTCTAAGTTCTCACTCCATTAGAAAAAAAAGTCTATTACAATAATATAAGAGATTAGCTATATCTCAAAAGTTCATTCACACAAACACagttagtaaaataataaaataaatagttaattactattaattttatataacttttataaaatatgtatttcactatcttaatttaagagttaactttttattttatgattttatcaatttttcaactttaaaaaatttaagagtaaTATAAACATTATCATCTTATCATTAATTAAAAGATATTGATACCTATTTATATACACATCATCATCTTAATTCTTACATTACCTCACTTTTTTCCACTTTTAATTGATGAACACATTtcattctattttgttttcttcaAGATTTATGGTCTAGTTTTGCTATCTCTCTTAATGCATGTATGTCAAAATATGTGCTTCTCTCTCaaaataatttagttttaatatattattaatataagaatCATTTATATGTGTGTCTAATTATATATTTGTAATTGATTAACAAGTTTTTTTTTACAATATCAATAATTAGATAATTGTATAAGAAACTTTACTAAATGtatcaaaaattttcgaaatagTAGTAATTTACACTATTGGGTTTATAAAGTTGAACCTGCCTTCTTTTGAAAGATTAAAGAGGTATATTACATACTTTTTATAAAGGCTACTCCATCATTTGAAAGAATagataaattactaaaatataatattcaaaagtttatattgctaataaaaataataaataaaattttaaaatatttaaaaatataacaaaaatatttaaatattaaatatatattttaagaaaacttttaaaaactaaattttaatataactttttcaagcattataaaaaaattagatttttattttttaaaatttagtaattttatattaagtgaattgttttattttttattgttttatgcaAGTCCTTATTTTGCTTTCCCAACCTTGGGCAACTATATATACTCATTTGTAGCCTTGAAAGATATATCATTATTGCTACTGACGTAATCGGGAATAACCTTTTAATAAAGCATTGATAATGTGTCGTCGTGCTTCATTACACACATGTTAGatattcaaaatatattatttatatattaaaattaattattaaaattagttattatatttttatatctaaatatatataatttaatttatttttaatatattatattttaatgtatgTTTTAGGGCAATTCACTTAAATAAatcatttaaagaaaaatattacttaaatacaacttttaaaaaacctagATCGAAAtgtaacttttcatattatttataaaacTGTTATTGGTAGCAGCGGTTTACAGGAGTACGTAAACTGCTATTGGCAGCCGCGATTTATGTGGAAGTGACAATGAACAAAAACCGCTATAAGCAGCAGCGGTTTCTGTGGAAACTGATTTGGGCATAAACCGCTACAGGCAGTAGCGATTTATGTGTTGTAATGCGTGAATGTAAACTGCTGAAAACAGTAGTGCTTTAGTTAAATGTGTGTATAAAAATCGTGGAAGCCAGCCGCAGATTCCTCATTTGGTGTGGATTTGAGATTTTGGTTGGAAAGagaaaattctagagagagagagaggagcacTTTGAGAGGGATTCAGGTTTATTTTCTCAGCGCTGACCTTCAGTTGGACAGCATGGCAGACGAATAGATCTTGTACCGACTAAACGGCGTTGTCCATATTGCCGGTGTCATTGTCGATGAGGTtagctttgttttatttttctgaatATTATAATTTGTTAAATAGAATATAGTATGTAGGATATAGGagctataatttataatttaacctTTATAGTTGAGTATTAGACTTTGGAATTTAGGATGTAGAATATAGTAGGGGTGTACATACAAAAACCAAAATATCGTTAATCAGTTAAAAAATCATAACCACGTTTTGGTTAACTAACtcaacaaaataaatttaaaaccgTATCCatgtttttcaaaattggttaacgaaaatcaaattaaaaaaaaatcggttttttactggttaaacaaaatcaaaaccaaattttaaaaaaatcttaatttcaaatttttattttaaatgttcgtaaaaaaaatttaagaaatcgGTTTTTTGGTTCAAAAATCGGTTTTGACTAAAACgggtttatttaaattttatagccGATTGATAAGTAATTTTATCGTATAAAACCAATCTAATTAATTAGGATTTATAGTTTAGGGTGTTAGATTTAATGCGGATGTTATTCAGTGTTTATGCATGTATGAAGtagaataaatttaaattatttagtaTTAATACGTTTAGggttctttttaattatttaataagtaaaaaaaatttaacaaattgatttctcaattgaataacaATTTAATTGTTTAATTGTTTCATTGTTTAGTAatggtattatttatttatttggtgtAATTATTTAGGATTTTCCGAGTATCAAGTAGAATTTAATTGCTTTGTGTATATCTTTCCTGCATGGTGCAGCCAAGTAGGTGTATCTACAGCGTGAGGCGGCAACAAAATATGCCTATGCATGAATAGATTATACCTTATTTAGAAAGGGTTGGTTTGTACCACTTGGCTAAGCTAAACAGTCGTTGGTTCAGGTTGGATGAGCCTATGGTCAATGCGTTCATTGAGAGGTAGCATCTTGAGACACACACTTTTCATATGCCTTTTGGAGAGTACACGGTGACGCTGCAAGATGTGGCGTTTCAGCTTGGGTTACCTGTTAATGGGAAGGTCGTTAGTGGGGGCCTGGCAGAGTTTGAAAAATTCATGGAGGGTGGCCGACCATCTTGAGAATGGTTTCAGGAGTTATTCGGTGAGCTTCCACCGCCGAATAAGGTCAAGCAGATGATAATCTACTTCACatggttccatgagaggtttATGGTGTTACCAGCAGATGCGATGGAGGATACTGTTCGCATATACGCATgtgcctatatcatgatgttgttATCCACTCAGTTAATTGGGGACAAGAGGGCGAACCGGATTCATATTCGGTGGTTGTCCTTTGTGGCGAATCTTAATGACATGGGCAGTTATAGCTGGGGGTCTGCTGCGTTGGCATGATTGTATCGATGCATGTGTCGGGTGGCGAATAGAAATGTCACCAACTTGGCGGGTCGTCTCTAGTTGCTACAGAGTTGGATATTCTGGCGGTTTTCCTCTTTAAGGCTACCTAGatttgagaattttttatttcCGTTGGCATTTAGGTATTCTTTGTTTGTTTgaagtttataaaatattatatgtcATGTTATACCTTCATAATATCCCTTACATTCTGTTCTAACGTTCGAGATGTTGAATTTTCAAATTGTATGGGAGCCTTACTCCGCCCTCCGTCGACGTACTTGCTGTAGTTCATCCTGAGATACTTACGGAGGAGAATTGTTGGTTATGGCGAGTGGTTACCAGCTTGATATATTTTGCCGTCATTAAGTGGCTTCAAGTTGATAGGGTGGTCCCCCAGCTTAGTGGTGTGCAGCACCTTCTCGAGGGGGCTTTTAAACATAGGTTGCCTCAGTTGCTTCTTGCAACACCTTAATCGTAACCGACGCTTTGGTTCTGACCAACGGAAAGATCCTCGCACATATGACATGATAATCAGTTGTCTGCGGTCACTCGATATCGATGTGGCAAACACGTGTGCAGTCTGTTGTACCTCCTAACTTCCCAAATGCTCTTCCTTTGTCGCAACGTGATACGAATCATCCACGTGCACCCTTTTTCAAACACTTTGAATCTCCCGTGGTATTTGATATGGTCCGACTCCATCACCCTGTACTCAACTCCACGCCAGATGCTGTAATCCACGCCCAGCACAGCTTCCTCCTTACTCTGGAAAGATTGGTCAATCTAAAATTTTGTTAGAGCGGTTGCATCATGCAGACCCTAATCCGCAAAGGTTGCATTGACGTCCGACTGTTAGCATATGGCTTCCAAGTTCAAGGTTGACAAGTGTGGAGGATATTGTTGTGAGTCGGAACCCGATGCTCCATGGGGTATATGTGTGTTGCTTAGAATATCATTGTCACTGTCCTCAACAATGTCGACCGATTCATCGTCCAAATCATCGTCTCGCATCACATGTTCAACTCAATCCGGTCCAGTCTCAACTTCAAAATCAAGAACACCACGAGGCACAATAGCAGTACCAACCGCAACACGTGGAAGATTAGAGATCGGACAAGAAGGTCCTACCATAGGCATCGACGTTGATGCACAACCCATCGTCGTCGACTGAGGATTCGGCGCTGATGCTCCAGAGCTGTCAACGCCATCTTCCAATTTCGCAAACAACTCGGGTATCCTAACATCAAGAAAACTCCACTGACAGTGAAACAACACCTACATATCTTCATCGGACCCTATCACAAATGTCTCATACTTCACACCGGCTGACAAAGTGACAAGTGAAAAGTGAAAAGAATAGATATATCGTGAGAGATAAACGCGTGTCCTAAGCTGAAAACCATACCAAACAAACTCCACCCTTCCACAATCAAACCGGTTTTTTCTCCATTAAAAAGCCacggttttctttttcttcctccacatttttctatcAAACATCACAAAATATTATATCTTTAATTATTCATTTGATGAATTAATTAAAGAGAAGTATAAATATATCATTAAGATTAGTCAAATATGAACCAATATATTAAACAACTTTTTTTCGGTTCAACCGAACCATAACATACACATCATCAGGAACCTAACCATGATTAAAGCCCTAATCTTCTTCATTCTTCCTCTGATAACCAAAACAGAGAGAAACTCCTCAACCAAGGTTACACCTCTTGGTTTTCTCATGTGATGATGGGCTCTGATTAGGTGTTCTCTAGAGGAGGAACCACGCAACCCTCTTCACCACCTCATcccacttcttcttctcctattTATATGTCcaccgtttttttttttgggtattctTTTTCAGACGCATAAAAATAGACTTGGGAACCAGAGAGCAGGAAAACGACAGAGGAAGTAGGAGTGACGCCAAAAGGAAGTTAAGGAGGAGTCCTTCAAATTCTTCTTGTTCTCCATCAATCAGAGCTGCAA
This window contains:
- the LOC140176289 gene encoding protein MAIN-LIKE 1-like, producing MPFGEYTVTLQDVAFQLGLPVNGKELFGELPPPNKVKQMIIYFTWFHERFMVLPADAMEDTVRIYACAYIMMLLSTQLIGDKRANRIHIRWLSFVANLNDMGSYSWGSAALA